The genomic window ACCCTCAAACTCCCCTTGTTCGTTGGCAGTTCCAGTATGTCCCGCCATGACGTTTGTATCTACATATACGGGGTAAACGGGGTCAGTAACAGCAATGATATTGTTATCACCAAAGATATCAAGGATATTCCCTGAGTCGCACTTAGAACCATCAGAGATAAAAATTTCTGAAGCATCAATTTCACAACCCCGTGCTTGGAAATCTTGAGCCGCAATCTTTTCCCTTAACCAAGCATACCCTTGTTCTGGGCCATAGCCTTTGAAAGTGGCGCGATCGCCCATTTCTTCCACAGCTTGAATCATTGCAGTTCGACAAGCTTCTGGTAATGGTTCGGTGACATCCCCAATTCCCAGACGAATAATTTTAGCATCAGGATTAGCTTGAGCAAAGGCATTCACCCGCCGCGCAATTTCCGGGAACAAGTAACCAGCTTTGAGTTTTAGGTAGTTGTCGTTAATAGTTGCCATAGTCAAGTTGAAAAAAGACCTAGATAAAATAGCTTACCAGTGCTGAGTCATGAGTGCTGAGTCATGAGTAATGAGTAATGAGTGTTGAGTTTTGTTAGCGGTAACGCGGTGTTTAGCCGGTGCTGAGTTATGAGTAAAAATATTAGTCTCTATTACTGGTAACTTCTGTTAAATACTAAAATTGAGTGAGCATATGATTATTCTTGTTAAGGCAGTGTTGTTATGAGCATCCCACTTGTAGACCAGCCCACAGAAGAAAAATTGGTAACTCTCAAGGATGTTTCTTGGGAACAATTTAAAGGTATTGAGTCACATTTGTTAGGCAATCGCAGTGTCCGACTGTCATATTTGTCAGGAGTTTTAGAGATCATGTCCCCAATTGGAGAAAAACATGAAAAAGTGAAAAGTACCGTTGGCTTGCTGCTAGAAGCTTATATGAGAGTATTGGGTATCAGGTTTTATAGACGTGGTGGCTTCACTCTGGAAGAACAAGGGTACGCTTCTGGTACACCAGATGAGTCTTATAGCATCGGTAAAGAAAGAGAAGTTCCTGACATTGTGATTGAAGTTATTGTTACCAGTGGCACTATTGACAGGAAAGAGTTATTCAAACCCAAAAAAGTACCTGAAGTTTGGTTTTGGAAATCTAATACTATAAAAATCTTCCGTTTAACTGAGAGTGATGAGTACAAGGAAGTAGACAAAAGTGGGTTTTTTCCAGATTTAGACCCTGCTTTGCTGCTGCATTACATTAATATGCCTGACCAATATGATGCTGTGGCAGAATTTGAGCAAACCATGCGTAATTCGTAATTCGTAATTCGTAATTCTTAATTCTTAATTTACGATAAATTACGGTAAACAACATACATTCCGCCAATGTAGAGAAAGATGATCGTTAGTCCATCTAAGGTGATGTACATCCGGGAGCGACTGACGGCATGGTAAATTAAGCCTGCGATCGCCACTGAGGTCATAACCATTGCTACAATAGCTGTGAAAATATGTACCGGACTCATCGTTAACCACAAACTACCCGGCAAATAGGCGAAATCGTAAATACCTAAAATCGCCAAGTTAAACAAATTAGAACCAAAAACGTTAGAAACTGCCAAATCAACAGCATCCAATCGAATAGCTGCCACAGATGCGGCAATTTCCGGTAAAGATGTTGCTGTCGCTAACAAAATCGCACCGATAAAACTCTTCTCTAAGCCAGTCACCTCAGCAACTCGATCACCTAAAAAGGCCAGCCAGATACCTAAAACTACAATTGCAATTGCAAATAAAGTGAACTGTCGATAGGCTTGCTGGATAGTGATGTGTTCGTATTGAAAAATCTCCTCTTCTTCCTCTAGCACTTCCATACGTCGTCTAGATTCAAATTGAGAAATGGCTCTAGCACTAATAAAATAAAGCAAAATGAGTAAAATGCTAGGAATGCCAACCCATCCTAAAGTTAAATTAATTTCCGTTTTTGCTAAAAACATTCCAGCCGCAGCTATACCCAGCATCACACAGCCGAGACTCGCTGCTAATCCGTGACTGATTTGTGCTTGCTTGAGTAAAGGATCGGGGCCTGTAAAGATATCCAGTAGTGCTAAAATCAGCAAATTAAACAAACAACTCCCCAAAATACCACCTACAGCCAAATCGGGGGAATTGAAAATGACAATGGCACTTATCCCTGTAGCTAATTCAGGTAAGGATGTCACGCCTGCTAGCAGGATTGTACCAACCCAAGTCCGGCCTAGTCCGCTTTTCTCTGCGAGGATATCGGCACTCTGTGACAGTTTTGCACCTGTCAGAATCACTAAAATAAAGCACACAAGGACTTGAAGGAAAAGTAGCATGATTATGTAGAGTGACTTTTTTCATTTGTAACGACTAATATATTGACCATGAATATTTACTAAGT from Nostoc sp. UHCC 0870 includes these protein-coding regions:
- a CDS encoding Uma2 family endonuclease, which encodes MSIPLVDQPTEEKLVTLKDVSWEQFKGIESHLLGNRSVRLSYLSGVLEIMSPIGEKHEKVKSTVGLLLEAYMRVLGIRFYRRGGFTLEEQGYASGTPDESYSIGKEREVPDIVIEVIVTSGTIDRKELFKPKKVPEVWFWKSNTIKIFRLTESDEYKEVDKSGFFPDLDPALLLHYINMPDQYDAVAEFEQTMRNS
- a CDS encoding sodium:calcium antiporter is translated as MLLFLQVLVCFILVILTGAKLSQSADILAEKSGLGRTWVGTILLAGVTSLPELATGISAIVIFNSPDLAVGGILGSCLFNLLILALLDIFTGPDPLLKQAQISHGLAASLGCVMLGIAAAGMFLAKTEINLTLGWVGIPSILLILLYFISARAISQFESRRRMEVLEEEEEIFQYEHITIQQAYRQFTLFAIAIVVLGIWLAFLGDRVAEVTGLEKSFIGAILLATATSLPEIAASVAAIRLDAVDLAVSNVFGSNLFNLAILGIYDFAYLPGSLWLTMSPVHIFTAIVAMVMTSVAIAGLIYHAVSRSRMYITLDGLTIIFLYIGGMYVVYRNLS